In the genome of Ptychodera flava strain L36383 chromosome 13, AS_Pfla_20210202, whole genome shotgun sequence, one region contains:
- the LOC139148192 gene encoding ADP/ATP translocase 2-like, which yields MPITKDAVVSFVTDLAVGGTAAAISKTAVAPIERVKLLLQVQDASAQITADMRYKGIVDCFVRVPKEQGFFSLWRGNLANVIRYFPTQALNFAFKDKYKQIFVAGIDKKKEFWKFFFGNLASGGAAGATSLCFVYPLDFARTRLAADIGKAGGDREFTGLGNCLAKVYKSDGLRGLYRGFNVSVQGIIIYRASYFGCFDTAKSFVPKQYQRNVILSWMIAQTVTVCSGILSYPFDTVRRRMMMQSGRKDILYKNTIDCWKKIYANEGGRAFFKGAFSNVLRGTGGALVLVLYDEIQHYLVKK from the exons ATGCCGATAACGAAAGACGCAGTCGTAAGCTTCGTGACAGATCTTGCTGTCGGCGGAACTGCTGCTGCCATCTCTAAAACAGCCGTAGCTCCCATTGAGAGAGTAAAACTACTTCTTCAG GTTCAAGATGCCTCCGCACAAATCACCGCTGACATGCGGTACAAGGGTATTGTCGATTGCTTTGTCAGGGTACCTAAAGAGCAGGGTTTCTTTTCACTTTGGCGTGGTAATCTTGCAAACGTGATCAGGTATTTCCCGACACAAGCTCTCAATTTTGCCTTTAAGGACAAATATAAGCAGATCTTTGTAGCTGGTATTGATAAGAAAAAGGAgttctggaagtttttcttcGGTAACTTGGCATCTGGTGGCGCTGCTGGAGCAACTTCTCTCTGTTTCGTCTACCCTCTTGATTTCGCCAGAACACGTCTTGCTGCCGATATTGGCAAGGCTGGTGGCGACAGAGAATTCACTGGTCTCGGCAACTGTCTCGCCAAGGTATACAAGTCTGATGGACTCCGCGGCCTCTACCGTGGCTTCAACGTATCTGTACAGGGTATCATCATCTACCGTGCGTCATACTTCGGCTGCTTCGACACGGCCAAGTCGTTCGTGCCCAAACAATACCAGAGGAATGTGATCTTGTCCTGGATGATCGCCCAGACTGTCACTGTGTGCTCTGGTATCCTCTCATATCCATTTGACACCGTCAGAAGACGTATGATGATGCAGAGCGGTCGTAAAGACATCCTCTACAAAAACACCATTGACTGCTGGAAGAAGATCTACGCCAACGAAGGTGGCCGCGCGTTCTTCAAGGGTGCCTTCTCCAACGTGCTCCGTGGTACTGGTGGTGCTCTGGTGCTGGTACTCTACGACGAAATCCAACATTACCTCGTCAAGAAGTAA